The Aulosira sp. FACHB-615 genome has a segment encoding these proteins:
- a CDS encoding glycosyltransferase family 2 protein, protein MEAFTIFLSKSLLGWLAIQVCLALVFLFYLRLSKRSSLADEQLPKTAVILCLRGADPFLPECLRSLLTQNYPQYTLKLVVDSQTDPAWQIAHDTISQLGATNVDISYLRVIRHNCSLKCSALLQVFAELDDTYEVVAFVDADTVVHPDWLRELVSPLSHPKVGATTGNRWYVPTGKYWGSVVRYAGNVSTVVQMFLFGIPWGGTLAIKTQLLRQTGILDMWGKALNEDLMMHKVLKKHGMQIKFVPSLMMLNREESDLLGLIDHLKRMFLYSRLYHPQWIAIVGDVISSILFPAITIVLLLASLWDEEWQTAALLFRSYSIYTLGLLLLMLTLEIGVRPVILNQGQSVTKLSIGTILKMLIAIPLTQWVYGLALLTSLVRSTVKWRGVIYRVQGPWNIRLVEYQAYDFLDQPIDSKISL, encoded by the coding sequence ATGGAAGCATTTACGATATTCCTGTCTAAGTCTTTGCTGGGTTGGCTGGCTATTCAGGTGTGTCTAGCACTTGTTTTCTTGTTCTACTTGCGCCTCAGTAAAAGAAGCTCATTAGCAGATGAGCAGCTACCCAAAACGGCGGTAATTCTTTGTTTACGTGGAGCCGATCCGTTTTTACCGGAATGTTTGCGATCGCTTCTCACTCAAAATTATCCACAATATACTTTAAAACTAGTTGTCGATAGTCAAACAGATCCAGCTTGGCAAATAGCCCACGACACTATCAGTCAACTAGGCGCAACTAATGTTGATATCAGCTATTTAAGGGTGATTCGCCACAATTGCAGCCTCAAATGCAGCGCCCTTTTGCAAGTTTTTGCCGAATTAGATGATACTTACGAAGTTGTAGCTTTTGTGGATGCTGATACGGTAGTCCATCCCGACTGGTTGCGAGAATTAGTTAGCCCTTTATCTCATCCCAAAGTCGGCGCGACAACTGGTAATCGTTGGTATGTACCAACTGGTAAATATTGGGGTTCAGTAGTCCGCTATGCAGGTAATGTTTCTACAGTTGTGCAGATGTTTTTATTTGGTATTCCTTGGGGCGGTACTTTAGCCATCAAAACACAACTACTGCGCCAAACCGGGATACTGGATATGTGGGGTAAAGCCTTAAATGAAGACTTGATGATGCACAAAGTTTTGAAAAAACACGGAATGCAAATCAAGTTTGTACCTTCTTTGATGATGTTAAATCGGGAAGAATCTGATTTACTCGGCTTAATAGATCATCTCAAACGAATGTTTTTATACTCTCGACTTTATCATCCGCAATGGATAGCTATAGTTGGGGATGTAATTTCTAGTATTTTATTTCCCGCCATCACTATTGTTTTATTACTAGCCTCTTTGTGGGATGAAGAATGGCAAACCGCCGCCTTATTATTTCGTTCTTATAGCATCTACACCCTGGGGCTACTTTTACTCATGTTGACATTAGAGATAGGAGTCAGACCAGTAATTTTAAATCAAGGTCAGTCAGTGACAAAATTATCCATCGGCACAATATTAAAAATGTTGATTGCCATCCCGTTAACACAATGGGTATATGGTTTAGCATTACTTACTTCTTTGGTCAGATCAACTGTTAAATGGCGGGGTGTGATTTATCGTGTCCAAGGGCCTTGGAATATCCGTTTAGTGGAATACCAAGCTTATGATTTTTTGGATCAACCGATAGATAGCAAAATATCTTTGTGA
- a CDS encoding glycosyltransferase family 2 protein: MNELIIFLSRCLLSWLAVQVCSVLALLWCLSSRPQDPLLDEELPKTAVILCLRGADPFLPNCLRSLLHQNYPNYNLKLVVDSIDDPAWQIAHNTINELGATNVDIQPLKIVRHSCSLKCSSLIQAASELDESYEVVALVDADTVVHPNWLRELVTPLNNPKVGATTGNRWYLPTGRYWGTVVRYIWNVSALVQMFLYGIPWGGTLAIKTSVLHQTGLLDKWSQAFGEDTMIRSVLGKHKLKVQFVPSLIMLNKEECDLPSLRYWFQRQLLSSRLYHPLWIAVATDVIFTIMLPNLLLLVFFAALLIGEGDSANLALSWYVGYMLALVMLILFLELGVQPEIRAQGQQVTKLSAAVIGKIAITLPFTQWIYGLAMLASFQMPTVHWRGVTYQVQGPWNIRLVEYRPYHLQDQPSDRKVSL, from the coding sequence ATGAATGAGTTAATAATATTTTTGTCTCGGTGCTTGTTGAGTTGGTTAGCTGTTCAAGTGTGTTCGGTGTTGGCGTTGTTGTGGTGTTTGTCTTCACGACCACAAGATCCATTACTAGATGAAGAACTGCCAAAAACAGCAGTAATTCTTTGTTTGCGTGGTGCTGATCCGTTTTTACCAAATTGCTTGCGATCGCTACTTCATCAGAACTACCCTAACTATAATTTGAAGTTGGTTGTGGATAGCATTGACGATCCAGCATGGCAAATAGCCCACAATACTATCAATGAACTAGGAGCGACTAATGTTGATATCCAACCACTCAAAATAGTTCGTCATAGTTGCAGCCTCAAATGTAGTTCTTTGATTCAAGCTGCCTCAGAACTCGATGAGTCTTACGAGGTTGTGGCTTTAGTTGATGCTGATACAGTCGTGCATCCCAATTGGTTGCGGGAATTAGTCACACCTCTCAATAACCCGAAAGTCGGTGCAACTACAGGGAATCGTTGGTACCTTCCAACAGGTAGATATTGGGGTACTGTAGTCCGCTATATCTGGAATGTTTCGGCACTTGTACAGATGTTTCTGTATGGGATTCCTTGGGGTGGAACTTTAGCAATCAAAACCTCTGTACTTCATCAAACTGGACTGTTAGATAAGTGGAGTCAAGCTTTTGGCGAAGATACGATGATTCGTAGTGTTTTAGGTAAGCATAAACTTAAAGTTCAGTTTGTGCCTTCTTTGATTATGTTGAATAAGGAAGAGTGCGATTTACCGAGTTTAAGATACTGGTTTCAACGTCAATTGTTATCTTCTCGCTTGTACCATCCTTTATGGATAGCTGTAGCTACTGATGTGATTTTCACAATCATGCTACCGAATCTTTTATTGCTAGTATTTTTCGCGGCTTTGTTAATTGGAGAAGGAGACAGTGCCAATTTAGCTTTGAGTTGGTATGTCGGTTATATGTTGGCTTTAGTGATGCTGATCCTCTTTTTAGAGTTAGGAGTACAGCCAGAAATTCGCGCTCAAGGTCAACAAGTAACAAAACTTTCCGCAGCCGTAATTGGGAAAATTGCGATAACTTTGCCCTTCACACAATGGATTTATGGGTTAGCTATGTTAGCATCGTTTCAGATGCCCACAGTTCATTGGCGTGGTGTAACATATCAAGTTCAAGGCCCTTGGAATATCCGTCTTGTAGAATATCGTCCTTATCATTTACAAGATCAGCCAAGCGATCGCAAAGTTTCTCTCTAA